In one Candidatus Methylomirabilota bacterium genomic region, the following are encoded:
- a CDS encoding DinB family protein translates to MPTIVAAAELARMVTDAHERTIALVHDLADTQLVVPQTEIVNPFLWELGHAAFFYDVFLLRALGSSTFLLEGAENFYDSFKVDHCDRWG, encoded by the coding sequence ATGCCGACGATCGTTGCTGCTGCTGAGCTTGCGCGTATGGTCACTGATGCCCACGAGCGGACCATCGCACTTGTACACGATCTGGCGGATACGCAACTGGTTGTTCCCCAAACGGAGATCGTCAATCCGTTCCTTTGGGAGCTTGGGCATGCGGCCTTTTTTTATGATGTCTTTCTCCTGCGCGCCCTCGGCTCCAGCACGTTCCTTCTGGAAGGGGCAGAGAATTTCTACGACTCGTTCAAGGTAGACCACTGTGACCGCTGGGG